The following are encoded together in the Brassica napus cultivar Da-Ae chromosome A9, Da-Ae, whole genome shotgun sequence genome:
- the LOC106436105 gene encoding probable inactive serine/threonine-protein kinase fnkC → MVAEEKKRNISYGSIFVFCFFCFVFVAEVVRFVKPNYDFKQNVFTERDVTVTEAIAEAVVEGSHFVMDSISPCNSRRSGLPRRKQHEKLEAPIGQWRERPPTTYCIKFESFRTLLNLVKDGKYVSRPFSSGGYNWTYEIYPNGDKRVGANGLISLYVRIDNSTLITNPQDVYAEIKFFVYNRKQDKYYSYHEPEAARFHLFKTEWGIPSIQSTANYLDPTTGYVFDGDQCVFGVDVFVAQPFKKWEVFSFDEHVNEPIFSWKLTHLSTSFSDSYTSGTFTSGGRNWVLKVYPNGDGYGKGNSLSLYLLSESNEKAYVRAKLRVLDQINSNHVEKLVEGWPNAAENSGWGFEKFVPLADLKDQSRGLVVDDALKVEVEIIAFSKTDSTLNA, encoded by the exons atggttgcagaagaaaagaagagaaacataagCTATGGATCAATCTTCGTGTTCTGCTTCTTCTGTTTCGTATTCGTTGCAGAAGTTGTAAGATTTGTAAAACCTAATTACGATTTCAAACAAAACGTCTTTACTGAGAGAGACGTAACAGTAACAGAAGCAATAGCAGAAGCAGTCGTAGAAGGAAGCCATTTCGTGATGGACTCAATCTCCCCATGTAACTCTCGGAGGTCGGGCCTCCCTAGGAGAAAACAACACGAGAAGCTCGAAGCACCGATCGGACAGTGGAGAGAGCGTCCTCCAACTACTTACTGCATTAAGTTTGAGTCTTTTCGAACCTTGTTGAACCTGGTCAAAGATGGAAAATACGTCTCCCGTCCTTTCTCTTCCGGTGGATACAACTg GACGTACGAAATCTACCCCAACGGCGACAAAAGAGTGGGCGCGAATGGACTCATTTCTCTTTACGTAAGAATCGATAATTCAACTCTTATTACCAATCCACAAGATGTGTATGCAGAGATCAAGTTCTTCGTCTACAACAGAAAGCAAGACAAGTACTACTCATACCATG AACCTGAGGCGGCAAGGTTTCATTTGTTCAAAACGGAATGGGGAATACCATCAATCCAAAGTACGGCAAACTACTTGGACCCAACAACCGGTTACGTTTTTGATGGAGACCAGTGTGTCTTTGGAGTTGACGTCTTTGTTGCTCAACCCTTCAAGAAATGGGAAGTTTTCTCCTTTGACGAACACGTAAACGAGCCCATTTTCTCATGGAAGCTCACCCACTTATCAACCAGCTTTAGTGATTCTTACACATCCGGCACCTTTACTTCAGGAGGAAGAAACTG GGTATTAAAGGTGTACCCAAATGGAGATGGCTATGGAAAGGGCAATTCACTGTCACTCTACTTGTTGAGTGAGTCTAACGAAAAGGCTTACGTCCGAGCCAAGCTTCGAGTTCTTGACCAAATTAATTCAAACCATGTGGAGAAGCTAG TGGAGGGATGGCCTAATGCCGCAGAAAATAGTGGATGGGGTTTCGAAAAGTTTGTACCACTTGCAGATCTTAAGGATCAATCTAGAGGTTTGGTGGTGGATGATGCGCTCAAGGTTGAAGTCGAGATCATTGCCTTCTCTAAGACAGACTCCACCTTAAATGCTTAG